A DNA window from Camelina sativa cultivar DH55 chromosome 17, Cs, whole genome shotgun sequence contains the following coding sequences:
- the LOC104758688 gene encoding ABC transporter G family member 24-like isoform X2 → MNFNASQVTMRSWLKYGSNLRLVILVLWLVCYVGNGQTIGDTSEFNNPAVLPLVTQMVYSRLSNSTAALNRELGTRAKFCVRDPDADWNKAFNFSTNLDFLSSCIQKTKGDIGRRICTAAEMKFYFNAFFNKSNTPGHLQPNMNCNLTSWVSGCEPGWGCSVEPTEQVDLQNSKDFPERTQNCMVCCEGFFCPRGLTCMIPCPLGAHCPLATLNKTTSLCEPYTYQLPPGRPNHTCGGANVWADIRSSGEVFCSAGSYCPTTTQKVPCDSGHYCRMGSTSEKPCFKLTSCNPNTANQNMHAFGVMVIAGVSTILLIIYNCSDQILTTREKRQAKSREAAVKTAKAHQRWKAAKKHVSEIRSQINRTISGIKSNDGDTHIMLGRGDSASEIDDDIDMSKYSSPASSSAAQSSCEIEDETAAISNERARLEIEGKRVKGQNLPKTKKTRSQIFKYAYDRIEKEKAMEQENKNLTFSGIVKMATNTETRKRPLMELSFRDLTLTLKSNGKHVLRCVTGTMKPGRITAVMGPSGAGKTSLLSALAGKAVGCNLSGSILINGKPESIHSYKKIIGFVPQDDVVHGNLTVEENLWFHAKCRLPAGLSKADKVLVVERIIDSLGLQAVRNSLVGTVEKRGISGGQRKRVNVGLEMVMEPSVLFLDEPTSGLDSASSQLLLRALRHEALEGVNICMVVHQPSYTLFKTFSDLVLLAKGGLIVYHGSVNNVEEYFSGLGINVPDRINPPDYYIDVLEGVVISMGNSGVGYKELPQRWMLHKGYSVPLDMRNNSAAGLETNPDTGNQTFATELWGDVYCNFRLRSDKIRHNFLKSRDLSQRRTPSMWLQYKYFLGRIAKQRMREAQLQATDYLILLLAGACLGSLIKASDESFGAPGYTYTIIAVSLLCKIAALRSFSLDKLHYWRESASGMSSSACFLAKDTIDFFNILVKPLVYLSMFYFFTNPRSTFFDNYIVLVCLVYCVTGIAYALAIFLQPSSAQLFSVLLPVVLTLVATQPKNSEAIRIMADLSYPKWALEAFVIGNAQRYYGVWMITRCGSLMKSGYDINEWNLCIMILLLIGVATRGIAFVGMIILQKK, encoded by the exons ATGAACTTCAATGCCTCACAAGTCACAat GCGAAGTTGGCTCAAATATGGATCTAATCTCAGATTGGTGATCTTAGTTCTgtggttggtttgttatgttGGGAATGGTCAAACTATTGGGGACACAAGTGAGTTCAACAATCCAGCTGTTCTTCCCCTCGTTACACAGATGGTTTACAGCAGGCTTTCTAATAGCACCGCTGCTCTTAATCGTGAGCTCGGTACCAGAGCAAAGTTTTGCGTCAGAGACCC ggATGCTGATTGGAACAAAGCTTTTAACTTCTCCACCAACTTGGACTTCTTATCTTCTTGCATTCAGAAAACCAAAG GTGACATTGGTAGGCGTATCTGTACAGCAGCAGAGATGAAGTTCTATTTTAATGCTTTTTTCAATAAGTCGAATACCCCAGGCCACTTGCAACCAAATATGAATTGCAACTTGACTTCATGGGTCTCTGGTTGTGAACCTGGATGGGGCTGTAGTGTTGAACCAACCGAACAAGTCGACCTACAAAACTCCAAAGATTTTCCTGAAAGAACACAAAACTGTATGGTTTGCTGTGAAGGGTTTTTCTGCCCCCGTGGTCTCACCTGCATGATAC CTTGTCCCCTTGGTGCTCATTGTCCCTTAGCTACCCTTAATAAGACTACAAGCTTATGTGAACC GTATACTTATCAATTACCACCAGGACGACCAAACCACACTTGTGGAGGTGCGAATGTATGGGCAGATATCAGATCCAGCGGTGAAGTATTCTGTTCAGCGGGATCGTATTGTCCAACCACCACTCAAAAAGTACCTTGTGATAGTGG GCACTACTGCAGAATGGGGTCTACATCTGAAAAAC CTTGCTTTAAGTTAACGTCCTGCAATCCCAACACAGCAAATCAGAACATGCATGCATTTGGGGTTATGGTTATC GCTGGAGTGAGTACTATTCTACTCATTATCTACAATTGTTCCGATCAAATCCTAACGACGAGGGAAAAGAGGCAGGCGAAGTCAAGAGAAGCAGCGGTGAAGACAGCAAAAGCTCATCAGAGATGGAAAGCTGCAAAAAAGCATGTCAGTGAGATCCGTTCACAAATAAATCGGACAATTTCAGGTATAAAGTCCAATGATGGGGATACCCACATAATGTTGGGTCGTGGGGACTCTGCTTCTGAGATAGATGATGATATAGACATGTCAAAATATTCAAGTCCTGCGAGTTCCTCTGCTGCGCAATCTAGTTGTGAGATCGAAGATGAGACAGCCGCCATAAGTAATGAAAGAGCGAGGCTTGAAATAGAAGGAAAGAGAGTAAAAGGACAGAATTTGCCCAAAACTAAGAAAACACGGAGCCAAATCTTCAAGTATGCGTATGATCGGATTGAGAAGGAGAAAGCCATGGAGCAAGAGAATAAGAATCTTACCTTTTCAGGAATAGTAAAAATGGCTACTAATACTGAGACGAGAAAGAGGCCTCTCATGGAGTTATCTTTTAGAGATTTAACTCTTACCTTGAAGTCCAATGGTAAGCATGTGTTGAGATGTGTCACAGGAACCATGAAACCAGGTCGGATCACAGCTGTGATGGGTCCATCAGGAGCAGGAAAGACAAGTCTACTTTCTGCTTTGGCTGGGAAAGCTGTTGGATGCAATTTGAGTGGTTCGATTCTTATAAACGGGAAGCCCGAATCAATCCactcatataaaaaaattattggttttgtGCCACAGGATGACGTTGTTCATGGAAATTTGACAGTAGAAGAAAATCTTTGGTTCCATGCTAAGTGCAGATTACCTGCGGGTCTATCGAAAGCAGACAAAGTTCTTGTGGTTGAAAGAATCATCGACTCTTTGGGGCTACAAGCTGTGAGGAATTCTTTAGTTGGTACAGTTGAGAAGCGGGGAATCTCAGGAGGGCAGAGGAAACGAGTGAATGTGGGTTTAGAAATGGTAATGGAGCCTTCGGTTTTATTCTTGGATGAGCCTACTTCTGGCTTGGATAGTGCCTCATCACAGCTTCTTCTTAGAGCACTTCGGCATGAAGCCCTTGAGGGAGTCAATATCTGCATGGTTGTTCACCAACCAAG TTATACTTTGTTCAAAACATTCAGTGATCTAGTACTTCTCGCGAAAGGTGGACTTATTGTTTACCATGGATCAGTCAACAATGTCGAAGAATACTTCTCCGGGTTGGGAATAAATGTTCCAGACCGTATCAACCCTCCTGACTACTACATTGACGTTCTGGAAGGCGTTGTGATATCAATGGGGAATTCTGGTGTTGGTTACAAAGAGCTTCCTCAAAGGTGGATGCTTCACAAAGGGTACTCGGTTCCATTAGATATGCGGAACAACAGTGCTGCTGGACTTGAAACGAATCCAGACACTGGTAACCAAACATTTGCCACAGAGCTATGGGGAGATGTGTATTGTAATTTCAGGTTGCGTAGTGATAAAATACGGCATAACTTCTTGAAGTCTCGAGATTTGTCCCAAAGAAGAACCCCTTCTATGTGGCTACAATACAAATATTTCCTTGGAAG GATAGCTAAGCAGCGAATGAGAGAAGCTCAATTACAAGCCACAGACTATTTGATATTGTTGCTTGCTGGAGCTTGTTTAGGATCACTTATTAAAGCAAGTGATGAAAGCTTTGGAGCTCCTGGCTATACCTACACTATTATTGCAGTCT CTCTTCTTTGCAAAATAGCAGCTTTAAGATCATTCTCACTAGACAAGTTACATTACTGGAGAGAAAGTGCTTCCGGGATGAGTAGCTCGGCCTGCTTCCTTGCCAAAGATACAATAGACTTTTTCAATATACTTGTCAAGCCATTGGTCTATCTCTCTATGTTCTATTTCTTCACGAATCCGAGATCCACATTTTTCGATAACTATATTGTTTTGGTCTGCCTCGTATATTGTGTGACTGGTATTGCATATGCGTTGGCTATCTTTCTCCAACCGAGCTCAGCCCAGCTG TTTTCTGTTCTTCTTCCAGTCGTTTTGACACTTGTAGCAACCCAACCGAAGAATAGTGAAGCTATTAGGATCATGGCTGACTTGAGTTATCCAAAGTGGGCTTTGGAGGCATTTGTGATAGGAAATGCTCAAAG GTACTATGGAGTATGGATGATTACACGATGTGGATCGCTTATGAAGAGTGGCTACGACATTAACGAATGGAATTTATGTATAATGATATTGCTTCTCATAGGTGTGGCCACTCGTGGAATTGCCTTTGTGGGGATGATCATACTTCAAAAGAAGTAA
- the LOC104758689 gene encoding ubiquitin domain-containing protein 1 produces the protein MGCAGSTQSQGDGSVKKIRKPKPWKHTQPITKAELMKLREEFWDTAPHYGGRKEIWDALRAAAEADISLAQAIVDSAGVIVQNTDLTVCYDERGAKYELPKYVLSEPTNFVEEN, from the exons ATGGGTTGTGCTGGATCAACACAGTCGCAAGGAGATG GGTCAGTGAAGAAAATTAGGAAGCCGAAACCATGGAAGCACACCCAACCGATCACCAAAGCTGAGCTTATGAAACTGAGAGAAGAGTTTTGGGACACTGCTCCTCACTATGGCGGTAGGAAAG AGATATGGGACGCACTGCGCGCTGCTGCTGAAGCTGACATATCTCTTGCACAAGCAATTGTAGACAGTGCAGGAGTCATTGTTCAGAACACGGATCTCACAGTCTGCTATGACGAAAGAG GTGCTAAGTATGAGCTACCTAAGTATGTTCTAAGCGAGCCTACCAACTTTGTGGAAGAAAATTGA
- the LOC104758688 gene encoding ABC transporter G family member 24-like isoform X1, whose amino-acid sequence MNFNASQVTMLLNLKMSVNRRSWLKYGSNLRLVILVLWLVCYVGNGQTIGDTSEFNNPAVLPLVTQMVYSRLSNSTAALNRELGTRAKFCVRDPDADWNKAFNFSTNLDFLSSCIQKTKGDIGRRICTAAEMKFYFNAFFNKSNTPGHLQPNMNCNLTSWVSGCEPGWGCSVEPTEQVDLQNSKDFPERTQNCMVCCEGFFCPRGLTCMIPCPLGAHCPLATLNKTTSLCEPYTYQLPPGRPNHTCGGANVWADIRSSGEVFCSAGSYCPTTTQKVPCDSGHYCRMGSTSEKPCFKLTSCNPNTANQNMHAFGVMVIAGVSTILLIIYNCSDQILTTREKRQAKSREAAVKTAKAHQRWKAAKKHVSEIRSQINRTISGIKSNDGDTHIMLGRGDSASEIDDDIDMSKYSSPASSSAAQSSCEIEDETAAISNERARLEIEGKRVKGQNLPKTKKTRSQIFKYAYDRIEKEKAMEQENKNLTFSGIVKMATNTETRKRPLMELSFRDLTLTLKSNGKHVLRCVTGTMKPGRITAVMGPSGAGKTSLLSALAGKAVGCNLSGSILINGKPESIHSYKKIIGFVPQDDVVHGNLTVEENLWFHAKCRLPAGLSKADKVLVVERIIDSLGLQAVRNSLVGTVEKRGISGGQRKRVNVGLEMVMEPSVLFLDEPTSGLDSASSQLLLRALRHEALEGVNICMVVHQPSYTLFKTFSDLVLLAKGGLIVYHGSVNNVEEYFSGLGINVPDRINPPDYYIDVLEGVVISMGNSGVGYKELPQRWMLHKGYSVPLDMRNNSAAGLETNPDTGNQTFATELWGDVYCNFRLRSDKIRHNFLKSRDLSQRRTPSMWLQYKYFLGRIAKQRMREAQLQATDYLILLLAGACLGSLIKASDESFGAPGYTYTIIAVSLLCKIAALRSFSLDKLHYWRESASGMSSSACFLAKDTIDFFNILVKPLVYLSMFYFFTNPRSTFFDNYIVLVCLVYCVTGIAYALAIFLQPSSAQLFSVLLPVVLTLVATQPKNSEAIRIMADLSYPKWALEAFVIGNAQRYYGVWMITRCGSLMKSGYDINEWNLCIMILLLIGVATRGIAFVGMIILQKK is encoded by the exons ATGAACTTCAATGCCTCACAAGTCACAat GCTTTTGAATCTCAAGATGAGTGTGAACAGGCGAAGTTGGCTCAAATATGGATCTAATCTCAGATTGGTGATCTTAGTTCTgtggttggtttgttatgttGGGAATGGTCAAACTATTGGGGACACAAGTGAGTTCAACAATCCAGCTGTTCTTCCCCTCGTTACACAGATGGTTTACAGCAGGCTTTCTAATAGCACCGCTGCTCTTAATCGTGAGCTCGGTACCAGAGCAAAGTTTTGCGTCAGAGACCC ggATGCTGATTGGAACAAAGCTTTTAACTTCTCCACCAACTTGGACTTCTTATCTTCTTGCATTCAGAAAACCAAAG GTGACATTGGTAGGCGTATCTGTACAGCAGCAGAGATGAAGTTCTATTTTAATGCTTTTTTCAATAAGTCGAATACCCCAGGCCACTTGCAACCAAATATGAATTGCAACTTGACTTCATGGGTCTCTGGTTGTGAACCTGGATGGGGCTGTAGTGTTGAACCAACCGAACAAGTCGACCTACAAAACTCCAAAGATTTTCCTGAAAGAACACAAAACTGTATGGTTTGCTGTGAAGGGTTTTTCTGCCCCCGTGGTCTCACCTGCATGATAC CTTGTCCCCTTGGTGCTCATTGTCCCTTAGCTACCCTTAATAAGACTACAAGCTTATGTGAACC GTATACTTATCAATTACCACCAGGACGACCAAACCACACTTGTGGAGGTGCGAATGTATGGGCAGATATCAGATCCAGCGGTGAAGTATTCTGTTCAGCGGGATCGTATTGTCCAACCACCACTCAAAAAGTACCTTGTGATAGTGG GCACTACTGCAGAATGGGGTCTACATCTGAAAAAC CTTGCTTTAAGTTAACGTCCTGCAATCCCAACACAGCAAATCAGAACATGCATGCATTTGGGGTTATGGTTATC GCTGGAGTGAGTACTATTCTACTCATTATCTACAATTGTTCCGATCAAATCCTAACGACGAGGGAAAAGAGGCAGGCGAAGTCAAGAGAAGCAGCGGTGAAGACAGCAAAAGCTCATCAGAGATGGAAAGCTGCAAAAAAGCATGTCAGTGAGATCCGTTCACAAATAAATCGGACAATTTCAGGTATAAAGTCCAATGATGGGGATACCCACATAATGTTGGGTCGTGGGGACTCTGCTTCTGAGATAGATGATGATATAGACATGTCAAAATATTCAAGTCCTGCGAGTTCCTCTGCTGCGCAATCTAGTTGTGAGATCGAAGATGAGACAGCCGCCATAAGTAATGAAAGAGCGAGGCTTGAAATAGAAGGAAAGAGAGTAAAAGGACAGAATTTGCCCAAAACTAAGAAAACACGGAGCCAAATCTTCAAGTATGCGTATGATCGGATTGAGAAGGAGAAAGCCATGGAGCAAGAGAATAAGAATCTTACCTTTTCAGGAATAGTAAAAATGGCTACTAATACTGAGACGAGAAAGAGGCCTCTCATGGAGTTATCTTTTAGAGATTTAACTCTTACCTTGAAGTCCAATGGTAAGCATGTGTTGAGATGTGTCACAGGAACCATGAAACCAGGTCGGATCACAGCTGTGATGGGTCCATCAGGAGCAGGAAAGACAAGTCTACTTTCTGCTTTGGCTGGGAAAGCTGTTGGATGCAATTTGAGTGGTTCGATTCTTATAAACGGGAAGCCCGAATCAATCCactcatataaaaaaattattggttttgtGCCACAGGATGACGTTGTTCATGGAAATTTGACAGTAGAAGAAAATCTTTGGTTCCATGCTAAGTGCAGATTACCTGCGGGTCTATCGAAAGCAGACAAAGTTCTTGTGGTTGAAAGAATCATCGACTCTTTGGGGCTACAAGCTGTGAGGAATTCTTTAGTTGGTACAGTTGAGAAGCGGGGAATCTCAGGAGGGCAGAGGAAACGAGTGAATGTGGGTTTAGAAATGGTAATGGAGCCTTCGGTTTTATTCTTGGATGAGCCTACTTCTGGCTTGGATAGTGCCTCATCACAGCTTCTTCTTAGAGCACTTCGGCATGAAGCCCTTGAGGGAGTCAATATCTGCATGGTTGTTCACCAACCAAG TTATACTTTGTTCAAAACATTCAGTGATCTAGTACTTCTCGCGAAAGGTGGACTTATTGTTTACCATGGATCAGTCAACAATGTCGAAGAATACTTCTCCGGGTTGGGAATAAATGTTCCAGACCGTATCAACCCTCCTGACTACTACATTGACGTTCTGGAAGGCGTTGTGATATCAATGGGGAATTCTGGTGTTGGTTACAAAGAGCTTCCTCAAAGGTGGATGCTTCACAAAGGGTACTCGGTTCCATTAGATATGCGGAACAACAGTGCTGCTGGACTTGAAACGAATCCAGACACTGGTAACCAAACATTTGCCACAGAGCTATGGGGAGATGTGTATTGTAATTTCAGGTTGCGTAGTGATAAAATACGGCATAACTTCTTGAAGTCTCGAGATTTGTCCCAAAGAAGAACCCCTTCTATGTGGCTACAATACAAATATTTCCTTGGAAG GATAGCTAAGCAGCGAATGAGAGAAGCTCAATTACAAGCCACAGACTATTTGATATTGTTGCTTGCTGGAGCTTGTTTAGGATCACTTATTAAAGCAAGTGATGAAAGCTTTGGAGCTCCTGGCTATACCTACACTATTATTGCAGTCT CTCTTCTTTGCAAAATAGCAGCTTTAAGATCATTCTCACTAGACAAGTTACATTACTGGAGAGAAAGTGCTTCCGGGATGAGTAGCTCGGCCTGCTTCCTTGCCAAAGATACAATAGACTTTTTCAATATACTTGTCAAGCCATTGGTCTATCTCTCTATGTTCTATTTCTTCACGAATCCGAGATCCACATTTTTCGATAACTATATTGTTTTGGTCTGCCTCGTATATTGTGTGACTGGTATTGCATATGCGTTGGCTATCTTTCTCCAACCGAGCTCAGCCCAGCTG TTTTCTGTTCTTCTTCCAGTCGTTTTGACACTTGTAGCAACCCAACCGAAGAATAGTGAAGCTATTAGGATCATGGCTGACTTGAGTTATCCAAAGTGGGCTTTGGAGGCATTTGTGATAGGAAATGCTCAAAG GTACTATGGAGTATGGATGATTACACGATGTGGATCGCTTATGAAGAGTGGCTACGACATTAACGAATGGAATTTATGTATAATGATATTGCTTCTCATAGGTGTGGCCACTCGTGGAATTGCCTTTGTGGGGATGATCATACTTCAAAAGAAGTAA